A window of the Enoplosus armatus isolate fEnoArm2 chromosome 5, fEnoArm2.hap1, whole genome shotgun sequence genome harbors these coding sequences:
- the LOC139285801 gene encoding uncharacterized protein — translation MVEHPSLEAPEKRTIHILVHKAPLLSVSVVRQQYSPLWLAVCDCRGEGSGTNLAWILPENTKDQTSLQSEYEGRVLKARLTYQFPLALHEGQDLTCVYHFEHGATERRTLHIPRYHISSVRVLNHTTPLQSRYGGKPVRHRLTLQENHRNQRVLLRVEGNVSEYNLNCKRSDGSFVQMEGVAMVFPSELTEKDEGLYTCQASFYHHTAAVSIQVEVMSEDRLFALVAMICISSASAIILILVVTLWLCCKVSSRTQYKKQESLSALTALMQEPGSPEVKKPAVTEKDSKEYAELVSYSIVIDVKSTV, via the exons ATGGTGGAGCATCCGAGCCTGGAGGCACCAGAAAAAAGAACAATACACATTCTTGTGCACA aagCCCCTCtgctgagtgtgtctgtggtgaGACAGCAGTACTCTCCCCTCTGGCTGGCAGTgtgtgactgcagaggggagggTTCAGGGACGAACCTCGCCTGGATCCTTCCCGAAAATACCAAAGACCAAACATCCCTGCAGTCAGAGTATGAAGGCCGGGTCCTGAAAGCCAGGCTGACTTATCAGTTTCCTCTGGCCCTCCATGAGGGTCAGGACCTGACCTGTGTGTATCATTTCGAACATGGagccacagagaggaggaccCTTCATATCCCCAGATACC ATATCTCCTCTGTGAGAGTCCTAAACCACACAACTCCTCTGCAAAGCCGCTACGGTGGTAAACCCGTCAGACACAGACTGACTCTCCAGGAAAATCATCGCAACCAGAGAGTACTTCTCCGAGTCGAAGGCAACGTGTCGGAGTACAACCTCAACTGTAAAAG GAGTGATGGCTCATTTGTCCAAATGGAAGGGGTTGCGATGGTCTTCCCGTCAGAGCTCACAGAGAAGGATGAAGGTCTGTACACCTGCCAGGCGTCCTTCTATCACCACACAGCCGCTGTCAGCATTCAGGTGGAGGTCATGAGCGAGGACAGACTGTTTG CACTGGTGGCCATGATCTGCATCTCCTCGGCCTCGgccatcatcctcatcctcgtcGTCACCCTCTGGTTGTGCTG caaagTAAGTAGCAGGACACAATATAAG AAGCAGGAGTCTCTCTCGGCCTTGACAGCTCTGATGCAAGAGCCCGGCTCTCCTGAGGTGAAGAAGCCAGCAGTGACGGAAAAAGACAGCAAGGAATACGCTGAGCTGGTCAGCTACTCCATAGTCATTGACGTCAAGAGTACAGTGTGA